In Massilia forsythiae, one DNA window encodes the following:
- the tpiA gene encoding triose-phosphate isomerase, which translates to MRPKLVIGNWKMNGNRADNAALLAGIAAGLGAHAAACAVCVPAPYLQQCEETLAGSRIAWGAQDVSMHDCGAYTGEVCARMVADFGGRYVIVGHSERRAYHGESSELVANKVLAVLEQRMVPIVCVGETLEQREAGQTVQVVGAQLDAVLDALDPQVLPGLVLAYEPVWAIGTGRNATPDMAQQVHAQLRARLAARNPAAAAVVPVLYGGSMKPDNAFDLLAQPDIDGGLIGGAALKAPDFLAIIAAADRVTGGAAGGPAGSERAAQAA; encoded by the coding sequence ATGCGTCCCAAACTCGTCATCGGCAACTGGAAAATGAACGGCAACCGCGCCGACAATGCCGCTTTGTTGGCCGGCATCGCGGCCGGGCTGGGCGCGCACGCGGCCGCATGCGCGGTGTGCGTGCCGGCACCCTACCTGCAGCAGTGCGAGGAAACCCTGGCCGGCAGCCGGATCGCCTGGGGCGCGCAAGACGTGTCGATGCACGATTGCGGCGCCTATACCGGCGAAGTGTGCGCGCGCATGGTGGCCGATTTCGGCGGCCGCTACGTGATCGTCGGCCATTCCGAGCGGCGCGCCTACCATGGCGAAAGCAGCGAGCTGGTCGCCAACAAGGTGCTGGCGGTGCTGGAGCAGCGCATGGTGCCGATCGTCTGCGTCGGCGAGACCCTGGAGCAGCGCGAGGCCGGGCAGACCGTGCAGGTGGTCGGCGCCCAGCTCGACGCGGTGCTGGACGCGCTCGATCCGCAGGTGCTGCCGGGCCTGGTGCTGGCCTACGAGCCGGTATGGGCGATCGGCACCGGCCGCAACGCCACGCCGGACATGGCGCAGCAGGTGCACGCGCAGCTGCGCGCGCGCCTGGCGGCGCGCAATCCGGCGGCCGCGGCCGTGGTGCCGGTCCTGTACGGCGGCAGCATGAAGCCGGACAACGCCTTCGACCTGCTGGCCCAGCCGGACATCGACGGCGGCCTGATCGGCGGCGCGGCATTGAAGGCGCCGGACTTCCTGGCCATCATCGCGGCGGCCGACCGCGTGACCGGCGGCGCTGCCGGCGGGCCGGCCGGCAGCGAGCGGGCGGCGCAGGCGGCTTGA
- a CDS encoding tetratricopeptide repeat protein — protein sequence MKKLTIAILFALGLHGSALAGLAEGASAYNARNYALALKEVTPLAQAGNAEAQHLLGLMYYMGRGVRRDYRQAFAWHYKAAQQGKADAQYVVGAMYYTGNAVPQDQLLAVQWFRKAAEQSHPDAQYALGLMYRYHVAGMPQDMVIAYMLWNLAAASGHRNATEQRAVIARQMSQEQIEEAQALSRNWKPGTALPTQSRTGSSA from the coding sequence ATGAAAAAACTGACCATTGCAATCCTGTTCGCGCTCGGCCTGCACGGCAGCGCGCTGGCCGGGCTGGCCGAGGGCGCCAGCGCCTACAACGCCCGCAACTATGCGCTGGCCCTGAAGGAAGTCACGCCGCTGGCGCAGGCCGGCAACGCCGAGGCGCAGCACCTGCTGGGCCTGATGTACTACATGGGACGCGGCGTGCGGCGCGACTACAGGCAGGCCTTCGCCTGGCACTACAAGGCGGCCCAGCAGGGCAAGGCCGACGCCCAGTACGTGGTCGGCGCCATGTACTACACCGGCAACGCGGTGCCGCAGGACCAGCTGCTGGCCGTGCAGTGGTTCCGCAAGGCGGCCGAGCAGTCGCACCCGGACGCGCAGTACGCGCTCGGCCTGATGTACCGCTACCACGTGGCCGGCATGCCGCAGGACATGGTGATCGCCTACATGCTGTGGAACCTGGCCGCCGCCAGCGGCCACCGCAACGCCACCGAGCAGCGCGCCGTCATCGCGCGCCAGATGAGCCAGGAGCAGATCGAGGAGGCGCAAGCCCTGTCGCGCAACTGGAAACCGGGCACCGCCTTGCCGACGCAGTCCAGGACCGGCAGCAGCGCCTGA
- a CDS encoding NAD(P)H-quinone oxidoreductase, translated as MRAIEITHPGPADVLQACERPLPVLKPGEVLIRVIAAGVNRPDVFQRLGQYPVPPGASDLPGLEVAGEIVDGELGDSGFARGDLVCALVQGGGYAEYCAAPLAQCLPVPEGLSPLEAASLPETFFTVWSNVFQRAGLKDDETLLVQGGSSGIGVTAIQLARALGHRVFATAGSREKCEACEALGAERAINYKDEDFTAVVKELTGGKGVDVVLDMVGGDYVAREIACLADDGRIVVIALLGGAKAEVDLGQVLRRRLTLTGSTLRPRPVAFKARVAAELRAQVWPLFAAGKIKPVIHRVFPLEQAAAAHALMESSAHVGKIMLSVAEA; from the coding sequence ATGCGCGCCATCGAAATCACCCATCCCGGCCCGGCCGACGTCCTGCAAGCCTGCGAGCGTCCGCTGCCCGTCCTGAAACCCGGCGAAGTCCTGATCCGCGTGATCGCCGCCGGCGTCAACCGCCCGGACGTGTTCCAGCGTCTCGGCCAGTATCCGGTGCCGCCGGGCGCCTCCGACCTGCCGGGCCTGGAAGTGGCCGGCGAGATCGTGGACGGCGAGCTCGGCGACAGCGGCTTCGCCAGGGGCGACCTGGTGTGCGCGCTGGTGCAGGGCGGCGGCTACGCCGAATACTGCGCCGCGCCGCTGGCGCAATGCCTGCCGGTGCCCGAGGGTTTGAGTCCGCTGGAGGCGGCCTCGCTGCCGGAAACCTTCTTCACCGTGTGGAGCAACGTGTTCCAGCGCGCCGGCCTGAAGGACGACGAGACGCTGCTGGTGCAGGGCGGCAGCTCCGGCATCGGCGTCACCGCGATCCAGCTGGCCAGGGCGCTCGGCCACCGCGTGTTCGCCACCGCCGGCTCGCGCGAAAAATGCGAGGCCTGCGAGGCGCTGGGCGCCGAGCGCGCCATCAACTACAAGGACGAGGATTTTACCGCCGTGGTCAAGGAACTCACCGGCGGCAAGGGTGTCGACGTGGTGCTGGACATGGTCGGCGGCGACTACGTGGCACGCGAGATCGCCTGCCTGGCCGACGATGGCCGCATCGTGGTGATCGCGCTGCTGGGCGGCGCCAAGGCCGAGGTCGACCTGGGCCAGGTGTTGCGCCGGCGCCTGACCCTCACCGGCTCGACGCTGCGCCCACGCCCGGTGGCGTTCAAGGCCAGGGTGGCGGCCGAGCTGCGCGCGCAGGTGTGGCCGCTGTTCGCCGCCGGCAAGATCAAGCCGGTGATCCACCGCGTGTTCCCCCTGGAGCAGGCGGCCGCGGCGCACGCGCTGATGGAAAGCAGCGCGCACGTGGGCAAGATCATGCTGTCGGTCGCGGAGGCGTGA
- a CDS encoding family 43 glycosylhydrolase: MVDDARRNTFKTLLAGTAAMTSGPVLARPAADARHGGARPPAWGRGIEGQRKADRGDGTYLNPIVSGDHPDPTILKDGADYYMTFSSFFSYPGIVIWHSTDLVNWAPVGPALHKPLGTIWAVDLCKHDGRYFVYIPAAPDGNTWSIYAIWADRIEGPWSDPVDLHIAGCIDPGHVVGEDGKRYLFVNGIRRIRLSDDGLSTAGPVEPAYQPWRYPEDWVVENFAPEGPKLLRHGGWFYLVTAVGGTAGPVTGHMVIAARSKSIHGPWEHCPHNPLVRTQSADEPWWSRGHATLVEGPGGDWWMVYHAYENGYRTLGRQTLLEPIEWTADGWFRAKGGDLSKPLPKPRGGKAGPSGRALSDDFSQDRFGTQWCFHDPAPDEMGRVRRDARGLEIRGKGTSPADSAPLACIVGDRAYEAEVTIELLGEAEGGLLLFYNHKAFVGVGFTPTTIRTFEYAEEQPWMKIARAATRVRVRMTNDANVVTFRYSYDGGRTWLLHGLRMEVSGIHHNVFGGFLSLKIGIYSAGQGAIRLSDFRYRALV; this comes from the coding sequence ATGGTGGACGACGCACGCAGGAACACATTCAAGACGCTGCTGGCGGGCACTGCCGCGATGACTTCAGGACCGGTGCTGGCCCGGCCGGCCGCCGACGCACGGCATGGCGGCGCGCGGCCACCCGCCTGGGGCAGGGGCATCGAAGGCCAGCGCAAGGCCGACCGCGGCGACGGCACCTACCTGAATCCGATCGTCTCGGGCGACCATCCCGATCCGACCATCCTCAAGGACGGTGCGGACTACTACATGACGTTTTCGTCGTTCTTTTCCTATCCCGGCATCGTCATCTGGCACTCGACCGACCTGGTCAACTGGGCGCCGGTCGGCCCGGCCCTGCACAAGCCGCTCGGCACCATCTGGGCGGTCGACCTGTGCAAGCACGACGGCCGCTACTTCGTCTACATCCCGGCGGCGCCAGATGGCAATACCTGGTCGATCTACGCGATCTGGGCCGACCGCATCGAAGGGCCGTGGAGCGATCCGGTCGACCTGCACATCGCGGGATGCATCGACCCGGGCCACGTGGTGGGCGAGGACGGCAAGCGCTACCTGTTCGTCAACGGCATCCGCCGCATCCGCCTGAGCGACGACGGCCTGTCGACCGCCGGGCCGGTGGAGCCGGCCTACCAGCCGTGGCGCTATCCCGAGGACTGGGTGGTCGAGAATTTCGCGCCCGAGGGGCCGAAGCTGCTGCGCCATGGCGGCTGGTTCTACCTGGTCACGGCCGTGGGCGGCACCGCCGGGCCGGTGACGGGACACATGGTGATCGCCGCGCGTTCGAAATCGATCCACGGCCCGTGGGAGCATTGCCCGCACAACCCGCTGGTGCGCACGCAGAGCGCCGATGAACCGTGGTGGTCGCGCGGCCACGCGACGCTGGTCGAAGGGCCGGGCGGCGACTGGTGGATGGTGTATCACGCCTACGAGAACGGCTACCGCACCCTGGGCCGCCAGACCCTGCTGGAACCGATCGAATGGACCGCCGACGGCTGGTTCCGCGCCAAGGGAGGTGACTTATCGAAACCCCTGCCCAAGCCGCGCGGCGGCAAGGCCGGCCCGTCCGGGCGCGCGCTGTCCGACGACTTCAGCCAGGACCGCTTCGGCACGCAATGGTGCTTCCACGATCCGGCGCCGGACGAGATGGGCCGGGTGCGGCGCGATGCACGCGGCCTGGAAATCCGCGGCAAGGGCACGTCCCCGGCGGACAGCGCGCCGCTGGCCTGCATCGTCGGCGACCGTGCCTACGAAGCCGAAGTGACGATCGAGCTGCTGGGCGAGGCCGAGGGCGGCCTGCTGCTGTTCTACAACCACAAGGCCTTCGTCGGCGTCGGCTTCACGCCCACGACGATCCGCACCTTCGAGTACGCCGAGGAACAGCCGTGGATGAAGATCGCGCGCGCCGCCACGCGCGTGCGCGTGCGCATGACCAACGATGCCAACGTGGTCACCTTCCGCTACTCGTACGACGGCGGCCGGACCTGGCTGCTGCACGGCCTGCGCATGGAAGTGTCGGGTATCCACCATAACGTGTTCGGCGGCTTCCTGAGCCTCAAGATCGGGATCTACAGCGCCGGGCAGGGTGCGATCCGGCTGAGCGATTTCCGTTACAGGGCGCTGGTGTAG
- a CDS encoding NADH-quinone oxidoreductase subunit C: protein MTTKIEALELALRNALGEGAAISVALGEVTVVVKAADYLASMTTLRDHPGLRFEELIDLCGVDYLDHGEGTWDGLRFAAVSHLLSIEHNWRVRVRVFCPDDEMPIIDSVTGIWRGANWYEREAFDMYGILFEGHGDLRRILTDYGFIGHPFRKDFPVSGYVEMRYDPEQKRVIYQPVTIEPRENIPRVIREETYGMK, encoded by the coding sequence ATGACGACAAAAATCGAAGCCCTTGAACTCGCCCTGAGGAATGCCCTGGGCGAGGGCGCCGCCATCAGCGTGGCGCTGGGCGAAGTAACGGTCGTCGTCAAGGCGGCCGATTACCTGGCCTCCATGACGACCCTGCGCGACCACCCGGGCCTGCGCTTTGAAGAACTGATCGACCTGTGCGGCGTCGACTATCTCGACCACGGCGAAGGCACCTGGGACGGCCTGCGCTTCGCGGCGGTCTCGCACCTGCTGTCGATCGAGCACAACTGGCGCGTGCGCGTGCGCGTGTTCTGCCCGGACGACGAGATGCCGATCATTGATTCCGTCACCGGCATCTGGCGCGGCGCCAACTGGTACGAGCGCGAAGCCTTCGACATGTACGGCATCCTGTTCGAAGGCCACGGCGACCTGCGCCGGATCCTGACCGACTACGGCTTCATCGGCCACCCGTTCCGCAAGGACTTCCCGGTCTCGGGCTACGTCGAAATGCGCTACGACCCCGAACAGAAGCGCGTGATCTACCAACCCGTGACGATCGAGCCGCGTGAAAACATCCCGCGCGTGATCCGCGAAGAAACCTACGGGATGAAATAA
- a CDS encoding NADH-quinone oxidoreductase subunit A: MNLENYFPVLLFLIIGTVVGVASQLLGRVVGPHRPDAAKLSPYECGFEAFEDARMKFDVRYYLVAILFILFDLETAFFFPWGVSMRELGWQAFVTMMVFIAEFIVGFWYIWKKGALDWE, from the coding sequence GTGAACCTCGAGAACTATTTCCCCGTCCTATTATTCCTGATAATCGGCACCGTCGTCGGTGTCGCCTCGCAGCTGCTCGGCCGCGTGGTCGGTCCGCATCGCCCCGATGCCGCCAAACTCTCCCCGTATGAATGCGGCTTCGAAGCCTTCGAAGACGCGCGCATGAAGTTCGACGTCCGGTACTACCTGGTCGCGATCCTGTTTATTTTGTTTGACTTGGAAACGGCATTCTTCTTCCCCTGGGGCGTCTCGATGCGCGAACTCGGCTGGCAAGCGTTCGTCACGATGATGGTCTTCATCGCCGAGTTCATCGTCGGTTTCTGGTACATCTGGAAGAAAGGTGCCCTTGATTGGGAATAA
- the nuoE gene encoding NADH-quinone oxidoreductase subunit NuoE — MLSEQCLQKIDRELAKYPADQRQSAVMAALAHAQVEKGWLAPETMQEVADYIGMPAIAVQEVATFYNMYNIKPVGKNKITVCTNLPCALSGGERAGQRIKDALGIDYRDTTADGRFTLLEGECMGACGDAPVMLVNNHRMCSFMSDEKIDALLEELNK; from the coding sequence ATGTTATCAGAGCAGTGTCTGCAAAAAATCGACCGCGAACTGGCCAAGTACCCGGCCGACCAGCGCCAGTCGGCCGTGATGGCCGCGCTGGCCCACGCGCAGGTCGAAAAGGGCTGGCTGGCGCCGGAAACGATGCAGGAAGTGGCCGACTACATCGGCATGCCCGCCATCGCCGTGCAGGAAGTGGCCACCTTCTACAACATGTACAACATCAAGCCGGTGGGCAAGAACAAGATCACCGTCTGCACCAACCTGCCGTGCGCCCTGTCGGGCGGCGAGCGCGCCGGCCAGCGCATCAAGGATGCGCTCGGCATCGACTACCGCGACACCACCGCCGACGGCCGGTTCACGCTGCTGGAAGGCGAGTGCATGGGCGCCTGCGGCGATGCGCCCGTCATGCTGGTGAATAACCATCGCATGTGCTCGTTCATGAGCGACGAGAAGATCGACGCCCTGCTGGAGGAACTCAACAAATGA
- a CDS encoding NADH-quinone oxidoreductase subunit D — MAELKNYTLNFGPQHPAAHGVLRLVLELDGEVIQRADPHIGLLHRGTEKLAETRTYLQSVPYMDRLDYVSMMCNEHGYVLAIEKLLGIEVPVRAQYIRVMFDEITRILNHLMWLGAHALDIGAMGPFLYAFRDREDLFDVYEAVSGARMHAAYYRPGGVYRDLPEVMPQHKPSLLRNQRTIDELNETRQGSVLDFIESFTKRFDGYVDEYETLLTDNRIWKQRTVGIGVVSPEAAMAMGFTGAMLRGSGVAWDLRKKQPYAVYDKMEFDIPVGTNGDSYDRYLVRVEELRQSNRIIKQCIAWLRANPGPVMTSNHKVAPPSRVDMKTNMESLIHHFKLFTEGFHVPPGEAYAAVEHPKGEFGIYIVSDGANKPYRLKIRTPDYAHLQSLDEMARGHMIADAVTIIGTQDIVFGSIDR, encoded by the coding sequence ATGGCTGAGCTTAAGAACTACACCCTGAACTTCGGTCCGCAGCACCCGGCCGCGCACGGCGTGCTGCGCCTGGTGCTGGAACTGGACGGCGAAGTGATCCAGCGTGCCGACCCGCACATCGGCCTGCTGCACCGCGGCACCGAGAAGCTGGCGGAAACCCGCACCTACCTGCAGTCGGTGCCGTACATGGACCGCCTCGACTACGTCTCGATGATGTGCAACGAGCACGGCTACGTGCTGGCCATCGAGAAGCTGCTCGGCATCGAGGTGCCGGTGCGCGCCCAGTACATCCGCGTGATGTTCGACGAGATCACCCGCATCCTGAACCACCTGATGTGGCTCGGCGCGCACGCGCTCGACATCGGCGCCATGGGCCCGTTCCTGTACGCCTTCCGCGACCGCGAAGACCTGTTCGACGTGTACGAGGCGGTGTCCGGCGCACGCATGCACGCGGCCTACTACCGCCCGGGCGGCGTGTACCGCGACCTGCCGGAAGTGATGCCGCAGCACAAGCCCTCGCTGCTGCGCAACCAGCGCACCATCGACGAGCTGAACGAGACCCGCCAGGGCTCGGTGCTGGACTTCATCGAATCGTTCACCAAGCGCTTCGACGGCTACGTCGACGAGTACGAGACCCTGTTGACCGACAACCGCATCTGGAAGCAGCGCACCGTCGGCATCGGCGTGGTGTCGCCGGAAGCGGCGATGGCCATGGGCTTCACCGGCGCCATGCTGCGCGGCTCGGGCGTGGCCTGGGACCTGCGCAAGAAGCAGCCGTACGCGGTGTACGACAAGATGGAATTCGACATCCCGGTCGGCACCAACGGCGACTCCTACGACCGCTACCTGGTGCGCGTGGAAGAGCTGCGCCAGTCGAACCGCATCATCAAGCAGTGCATCGCCTGGCTGCGCGCGAATCCGGGCCCGGTCATGACCAGCAACCACAAGGTCGCCCCGCCGTCGCGCGTGGACATGAAGACCAACATGGAATCGCTGATCCACCACTTCAAGCTGTTCACCGAAGGCTTCCACGTCCCGCCGGGCGAGGCCTACGCCGCGGTCGAGCACCCGAAGGGCGAGTTCGGCATCTACATCGTGTCCGACGGCGCCAACAAGCCGTACCGCCTGAAGATCCGCACCCCGGACTATGCGCACCTGCAGAGCCTGGACGAGATGGCGCGCGGCCACATGATCGCCGACGCGGTCACCATCATCGGTACCCAGGACATCGTGTTCGGGTCGATCGACCGCTGA
- a CDS encoding NuoB/complex I 20 kDa subunit family protein — protein sequence MAIEGVLNEGFVTTTADKLINWARTGSMWPMTFGLACCAVEMMHAGAARYDLDRFGVVFRPSPRQSDVMIVAGTLCNKMAPALRKVYDQMAEPRWVISMGSCANGGGYYHYSYSVVRGCDRIVPVDVYVPGCPPTAEALLYGIIQLQNKIKRTSTIAR from the coding sequence ATGGCTATTGAAGGCGTTTTAAACGAAGGTTTTGTTACCACCACAGCCGACAAGCTGATCAATTGGGCCCGCACCGGCTCGATGTGGCCGATGACGTTCGGTCTGGCCTGCTGCGCCGTCGAGATGATGCACGCGGGCGCCGCGCGCTACGACCTCGACCGCTTCGGCGTCGTGTTCCGTCCATCGCCGCGCCAGTCCGACGTGATGATCGTCGCCGGCACCCTGTGCAACAAGATGGCGCCGGCGCTGCGCAAGGTGTACGACCAGATGGCCGAGCCGCGCTGGGTCATCTCGATGGGTTCCTGCGCCAACGGCGGCGGCTACTACCACTACTCGTATTCGGTCGTGCGCGGCTGCGACCGCATCGTCCCGGTCGACGTGTATGTCCCGGGCTGCCCGCCGACGGCCGAGGCGCTGTTGTACGGCATCATCCAACTGCAAAACAAGATCAAGCGCACCAGCACCATCGCGCGCTAA
- a CDS encoding SGNH/GDSL hydrolase family protein has protein sequence MKLSLPALLDAGRRYVSGHFFPASFPSLGHRAAPARPVRRAVVLAGLGLGLATVLAFPATPSYAQDWGGERWVGTWGAGPGGPPLPANTQTFTDQTVRLIVHTSIGGTRVRIRLSNEMGSTPLRIGNAHVALRATGADNGAGIQEGSDRPLTFSGNAAITIPPGAPVLSDPVDLAVPALSDLAVSLYLPGTVGATTIHGTASQTNYVSLPGDFTGAATLPTQRTILSWPFLTEVDVTGGSNGGGAAVVTLGDSITDGTRSTPDTNNRWPDWLERRLQTVRDPAGGLNARLGVVNRGISGNRLLTNPPEGSLAGRNILERFDRDVLATAGVRYMTLMIGINDIGNSSAANPLATADLIAGYRQVIARAHAKGIAVYGATLTPFEGAGYYSVEKEAIRQAVNNWIRASDEFDGVIDFDRVTRDPSHPARFLPSYDSGDHLHPNDLGYQAMGNAVPLELFRTLSAALKPAAQAGAAKAPVREVVTQ, from the coding sequence ATGAAGCTGAGCCTGCCTGCCCTGCTTGACGCCGGGCGCCGCTATGTCAGCGGTCACTTTTTCCCTGCAAGCTTCCCATCCCTCGGCCACCGCGCCGCGCCGGCGCGCCCCGTGCGCCGCGCCGTCGTGCTGGCCGGCCTGGGCCTCGGCCTGGCCACGGTGCTGGCCTTCCCGGCGACGCCCTCGTATGCCCAGGACTGGGGCGGCGAGCGCTGGGTCGGCACCTGGGGCGCGGGGCCGGGCGGTCCGCCGCTGCCGGCCAACACGCAGACCTTCACCGACCAGACCGTGCGCCTGATCGTCCACACCAGCATCGGCGGCACGCGCGTGCGCATCCGCCTGTCGAACGAGATGGGCAGCACGCCGCTGCGCATCGGCAATGCCCACGTCGCATTGCGCGCGACGGGCGCGGACAACGGCGCCGGCATCCAGGAAGGCAGCGACCGACCGCTGACCTTCAGCGGCAACGCGGCGATCACGATCCCGCCCGGCGCGCCGGTGTTGTCCGACCCGGTCGACCTGGCCGTGCCGGCGCTGTCCGACCTGGCGGTCAGCCTGTACCTGCCGGGCACGGTGGGCGCCACCACCATCCACGGCACCGCCAGCCAGACCAACTACGTGTCGCTGCCGGGCGACTTCACCGGCGCCGCCACGCTGCCGACCCAGCGCACCATCCTGTCGTGGCCGTTCCTGACCGAAGTCGATGTCACCGGAGGTAGCAACGGCGGCGGCGCCGCCGTGGTCACGCTGGGCGATTCGATCACCGACGGCACGCGCAGCACGCCGGACACCAACAACCGCTGGCCCGACTGGCTGGAGCGGCGCCTGCAGACCGTGCGCGACCCGGCCGGCGGCCTGAATGCGCGCCTGGGCGTGGTCAACCGCGGCATCAGCGGCAACCGCCTGCTGACCAATCCGCCGGAAGGCTCGCTGGCCGGACGCAACATCCTGGAACGCTTCGACCGCGACGTGCTCGCCACCGCCGGCGTGCGCTACATGACGCTGATGATCGGCATCAACGACATCGGCAACAGCTCGGCGGCCAATCCGCTGGCGACGGCCGACCTGATCGCCGGCTACCGCCAGGTGATCGCGCGCGCCCACGCCAAGGGCATCGCGGTCTACGGCGCCACGCTGACGCCGTTCGAGGGCGCCGGCTACTACTCGGTGGAGAAGGAAGCGATCCGCCAGGCGGTCAACAACTGGATCCGCGCCAGCGACGAGTTCGACGGCGTGATCGACTTCGACCGCGTCACCCGCGACCCGAGCCACCCGGCGCGCTTCCTGCCGTCCTACGACAGCGGCGACCACCTGCATCCGAACGACCTGGGCTACCAGGCGATGGGCAACGCGGTACCGCTGGAACTGTTCCGCACGCTAAGCGCGGCGCTGAAGCCGGCGGCTCAGGCGGGCGCGGCCAAGGCGCCGGTGCGGGAGGTGGTGACGCAGTAA
- the secG gene encoding preprotein translocase subunit SecG has product MNVLFNLIVVVQVVSALAIIGLVLVQHGKGADMGAAFGSGASGSLFGASGSSNFLSKSTAVAAGVFFASTLALAYFGTNRPHAGVGGGVMDRAVAPVSKVPATTVPATGVPAADPAASVPGATAAPAAAQDVPQAPAATAPAATAPAPAAPAK; this is encoded by the coding sequence ATGAACGTGTTGTTCAATCTGATCGTCGTGGTACAGGTCGTCTCCGCGCTGGCCATCATCGGCCTGGTGCTCGTCCAGCACGGGAAGGGCGCCGACATGGGCGCCGCCTTCGGTTCCGGCGCCTCCGGCAGCCTGTTCGGAGCCAGCGGCTCGTCCAACTTCCTGTCCAAGTCGACCGCCGTCGCGGCGGGCGTGTTCTTCGCGTCGACCCTGGCGCTGGCCTATTTCGGCACCAACCGTCCGCACGCCGGTGTCGGCGGCGGCGTGATGGACCGCGCCGTGGCGCCGGTGTCGAAGGTGCCGGCGACCACCGTCCCGGCCACCGGTGTCCCGGCTGCCGATCCGGCCGCCAGCGTGCCGGGCGCGACCGCCGCACCGGCCGCCGCCCAGGACGTGCCGCAGGCGCCGGCCGCCACTGCACCGGCCGCTACTGCGCCGGCGCCGGCAGCCCCCGCCAAGTAA
- the nuoF gene encoding NADH-quinone oxidoreductase subunit NuoF encodes MTSLHDRHIKPLILKDLNGDNWHLADYVKRGGYSALRRILEEGLTPEQIIADLKASGLRGRGGAGFPTGLKWSFMPRQYPGQKYLVCNTDEGEPGTFKDRDIIRYNPHALIEGMAIGAFAMGITVGYNYIHGEIFQEYLRFEEALEEARAAGFLGDNIMGSTFSFQLHAHHGYGAYICGEETALLESLEGKKGQPRFKPPFPASFGLYGKPTTINNTETFAAVPFILNIGASEYMALGKPNNGGTKIFSISGDIERPGNYEVPLGTPFATLMELAGGMRGGKKIKAVIPGGSSAPVVRGEVMMQTDLDYDSIAKAGSMLGSGAVIVMDETRCMVKSLLRLSYFYYEESCGQCTPCREGTGWMYRMVHRIENGQGRPEDMDLLNNIAFNIKGRTICALGDAAAMPVEAMIKNFREEFEYHIEHKHCLVPTYL; translated from the coding sequence ATGACGAGCCTGCACGACCGTCACATCAAGCCGCTGATCCTGAAGGACCTGAACGGCGACAACTGGCACCTGGCCGACTACGTCAAGCGCGGCGGCTACAGCGCGCTGCGCCGCATCCTGGAAGAGGGCCTGACGCCGGAACAGATCATCGCCGATCTCAAGGCGTCCGGCCTGCGCGGCCGCGGCGGCGCCGGTTTCCCGACCGGCCTCAAATGGAGCTTCATGCCGCGCCAGTACCCGGGCCAGAAATACCTCGTCTGCAACACCGACGAAGGCGAGCCGGGCACGTTCAAGGACCGCGACATCATCCGCTACAACCCGCACGCGCTGATCGAGGGCATGGCCATCGGCGCCTTCGCGATGGGCATCACCGTGGGCTACAACTACATCCACGGCGAGATCTTCCAGGAATACCTGCGCTTCGAAGAGGCGCTGGAAGAGGCGCGCGCCGCCGGTTTCCTGGGCGACAACATCATGGGGTCGACCTTCTCGTTCCAGCTGCACGCGCACCACGGCTACGGCGCCTATATCTGCGGCGAAGAGACCGCGCTGCTCGAATCGCTGGAAGGCAAGAAGGGCCAGCCGCGCTTCAAGCCGCCGTTCCCGGCCTCGTTCGGCCTGTACGGCAAGCCGACCACGATCAACAACACCGAGACCTTCGCGGCGGTGCCGTTCATCCTGAACATCGGCGCCAGCGAATACATGGCGCTGGGCAAGCCGAACAACGGCGGCACCAAGATCTTCTCGATCTCGGGCGACATCGAGCGTCCGGGCAACTACGAAGTCCCGCTCGGCACGCCGTTCGCGACCCTGATGGAACTGGCCGGCGGCATGCGCGGCGGCAAGAAGATCAAGGCCGTGATCCCGGGCGGTTCGTCGGCGCCGGTGGTGCGCGGCGAGGTCATGATGCAGACCGACCTCGACTACGATTCGATCGCCAAGGCCGGCTCGATGCTGGGTTCGGGCGCGGTCATCGTGATGGACGAGACGCGCTGCATGGTCAAGTCGCTGCTGCGCCTGTCCTACTTCTACTACGAGGAATCGTGCGGCCAGTGCACGCCGTGCCGCGAAGGCACCGGCTGGATGTACCGCATGGTGCACCGTATCGAGAACGGTCAGGGTCGCCCGGAAGACATGGATCTGCTGAACAACATCGCTTTCAACATCAAGGGCCGCACCATCTGCGCGCTCGGCGATGCGGCGGCGATGCCGGTGGAAGCGATGATCAAGAACTTCCGCGAAGAATTTGAATATCACATCGAGCACAAGCACTGCTTGGTGCCGACTTACCTCTAA